The region AATTCAGCGAGGCGACGATCAAGCGCATCAAGGCAAAAACAATAACGATCCAGGCTATTATCTCAAGAATCATGGCTTATTCTTTTTGTTGGTTGATCATTTCCTGCATATGCTCATTAAAAGAGCTTTCCATATCTTTCAGCGTTAAATTACCTCCGGGATGATATTCCTTCAAGCCAAAAGTAAGGGCAGGCTTCCGGTGTGAAAAATAATCCACCAGTGTTGTTACAAAGACAATCTGCACTTTGTTCTCAAGTCCGCTTACTATTTTGGTGATCCCTTTTTCAAACCGCAGGGGATAATGAAACATGGAACGGATTTTTCCCTGGGGATAGACGGTTACAAGATTGGAAGGGTCCATCAGCAACTGCCGGGTATAGTGCAGGGAGTCCATAACCGAACGGGAATGCTGCCTGATGGAATAAACACCGGCTTTATTCAGAAACATACGTTTTTTCAACTGCTCCTCCAACATCATAACGTGAAATTTTCTGTGAAAAATCTTACCATTCAGAT is a window of Bacteroidales bacterium DNA encoding:
- a CDS encoding 1-acyl-sn-glycerol-3-phosphate acyltransferase, with product MIKARHLWIYLSFFRLYSRLMIHRHFRNVTIKGDIPERGMPVLLIMNHFSWWDGFFADYLNGKIFHRKFHVMMLEEQLKKRMFLNKAGVYSIRQHSRSVMDSLHYTRQLLMDPSNLVTVYPQGKIRSMFHYPLRFEKGITKIVSGLENKVQIVFVTTLVDYFSHRKPALTFGLKEYHPGGNLTLKDMESSFNEHMQEMINQQKE